A DNA window from Candidatus Neptunochlamydia vexilliferae contains the following coding sequences:
- a CDS encoding glycosyltransferase family 4 protein, which yields MPSRSPNKKPMNNFPKVTLLTRHYRSRGGLEKWANLLAQGFAKRGCPVDILTADAAPTTPLHPLMNIHTLPLTRWGKMKAFDRQCQKWAKSPIIFGIDRTTHQTHLRAGNGVHKTYLEQRKTFENYSPLKEALNPLNKTILHLEKKAFESPLLKTLFTNSHMVKNEILRHYNVSPEKIEVIHNGAHLKEKDFNEWTLKKQKVAEELFLDPAKYHFLFVGSGYQRKGLSFLLKALSLLPNRDFHLSVVGKEREIERFMTCANQLGLSKHVSFFGPRADVTPFYQLADSLVIPSIYDPFANVTVEALSMGLFVVSSKYNGGYEVLQEESGTVIEALQDPDSLKEALMTAMMHPKTWVRSQTIRESVKHLDLSNQVSSIIDLTLERL from the coding sequence ATGCCGTCTCGATCACCGAACAAAAAGCCGATGAATAACTTCCCTAAAGTCACCCTCCTTACCCGCCACTATCGGTCCCGCGGAGGGCTCGAAAAATGGGCAAACCTGCTCGCCCAAGGATTTGCTAAACGGGGCTGCCCTGTCGACATTTTGACAGCCGACGCCGCCCCAACAACCCCCCTTCATCCCTTGATGAACATCCACACTCTCCCCCTCACAAGATGGGGGAAGATGAAAGCCTTTGACCGGCAGTGTCAAAAGTGGGCAAAGTCCCCCATTATTTTTGGGATCGATCGGACCACCCACCAGACCCATCTCCGCGCTGGCAATGGGGTCCATAAAACCTACTTGGAGCAGCGAAAAACCTTTGAAAACTACTCCCCCCTAAAAGAGGCGCTAAACCCCCTGAACAAAACGATTCTCCACCTCGAGAAAAAAGCCTTTGAAAGCCCCCTTCTCAAGACCCTTTTCACCAACTCCCATATGGTGAAAAATGAGATCTTGCGCCACTACAACGTCTCCCCTGAAAAGATCGAAGTGATCCACAATGGAGCCCACTTAAAAGAGAAGGATTTTAATGAGTGGACACTCAAAAAACAAAAGGTGGCAGAGGAGCTTTTCCTCGATCCGGCAAAGTACCATTTCCTCTTTGTGGGGAGTGGCTACCAGCGAAAAGGGCTCTCCTTTTTGCTCAAAGCCCTTTCCCTTTTGCCAAACCGCGACTTTCACCTCTCCGTTGTCGGAAAAGAGCGAGAAATCGAGCGGTTTATGACCTGCGCCAATCAGCTCGGCCTCTCAAAGCACGTGAGCTTTTTCGGTCCCAGGGCTGATGTGACCCCTTTCTATCAGCTCGCCGACTCCCTTGTCATCCCCTCGATCTACGACCCCTTTGCCAATGTGACTGTCGAAGCCCTTTCGATGGGTCTTTTTGTCGTCTCCTCAAAATATAACGGAGGATATGAAGTCCTCCAAGAAGAAAGTGGAACGGTCATCGAAGCCCTTCAAGACCCCGACTCTTTAAAAGAGGCGCTGATGACCGCGATGATGCACCCAAAAACGTGGGTCCGCTCCCAAACGATCCGAGAAAGTGTGAAGCATCTCGACCTTTCAAACCAAGTATCCTCCATCATCGACCTCACATTAGAGCGCTTATGA
- the cydB gene encoding cytochrome d ubiquinol oxidase subunit II produces the protein MFEAFQVIWYLVIGASVIFYTVLDGFDLGVGCLHLFTRSDTERRVMLNAIGPVWDGNEVWLVIAFGALFVGFPPVYATVCSGFYTPIMILIAGLMFRAVAIEFRSKQESPRWRSFWDVMFSLGSYLIAFIIGIMMANLIIGIPIDKDQIFYGNFWSFFTPYTVLVAITGVALFSMHGAIFMLMKTEGEMHERIRRWVNPAIILFVILYVLVTFSTLVHQPHMIAVMKEHPWLFGVGLLAALAIAYIPACVKRGWDGTAFLSSCASIALLFSLFGIGTYPNLVRSTLDPQNSLTLFNASAGFNTLKVVLIVAIIGVPLVLGYGWWIYRIFRGKVSLDEASY, from the coding sequence ATGTTCGAAGCTTTTCAAGTGATTTGGTATTTAGTGATTGGAGCGAGTGTCATTTTTTACACTGTGCTCGATGGATTTGATCTTGGGGTGGGGTGCCTCCATCTCTTTACCCGAAGCGACACTGAGCGGCGGGTGATGCTCAATGCGATTGGCCCCGTGTGGGATGGGAACGAGGTGTGGCTGGTCATCGCCTTTGGAGCCCTTTTTGTTGGCTTTCCTCCCGTTTATGCCACCGTTTGCTCTGGCTTTTACACCCCCATCATGATCCTCATTGCGGGGCTCATGTTCCGGGCTGTGGCGATCGAGTTCCGCTCCAAGCAAGAGTCTCCTCGGTGGCGCTCCTTTTGGGATGTGATGTTTAGCTTGGGATCCTACCTGATCGCCTTTATCATTGGGATCATGATGGCCAACCTCATTATTGGGATTCCCATTGATAAGGATCAGATTTTCTATGGGAACTTTTGGAGCTTTTTCACCCCTTACACCGTTCTTGTAGCGATCACCGGTGTGGCTCTCTTTTCGATGCATGGGGCGATCTTTATGCTCATGAAAACCGAAGGGGAGATGCACGAGCGGATCCGCCGGTGGGTCAACCCTGCCATTATCCTTTTTGTGATCCTCTATGTCCTCGTCACCTTTTCCACCCTTGTTCACCAGCCTCATATGATCGCAGTGATGAAGGAGCACCCCTGGCTTTTTGGTGTGGGACTTTTGGCAGCCTTGGCCATTGCCTACATCCCCGCTTGCGTTAAGCGCGGGTGGGATGGAACCGCTTTCCTCTCCTCGTGCGCCAGTATTGCCCTTCTCTTTTCCCTGTTTGGGATTGGAACCTATCCTAACCTCGTCCGCTCTACCCTCGACCCCCAAAATAGCCTAACCCTCTTCAACGCCTCGGCCGGATTCAACACCCTTAAGGTGGTCCTCATCGTAGCGATTATCGGTGTCCCCCTCGTCCTTGGCTACGGCTGGTGGATCTACCGGATCTTCCGAGGGAAGGTTTCCCTCGACGAAGCAAGCTATTGA
- a CDS encoding cytochrome ubiquinol oxidase subunit I gives MTNIFSTTNVNEKLEMYFMDVTALSRIQFALTAGFHYLYPPLSIGLSLVIVIMEGIYLKTKDPRFKKITIFWTRIFALSFALGVATGLVQLFAFGNNWARYSRFVGDVFGSALAAEGVFAFFLEAGFIGLMLFGWNKVRPGIHYLATICVAFGAHFSATWIVAANSWMQTPAGYKIEEVMGEARATLTDFWGMIFNPTFLDRLTHVLIGCWLTGAFMVISISAYYFLKKRHTDFAKVSLKVGLTIASVMVILQLVSADSSARKVAEYQPAKLAAMEGVYRTESHAAMNLIGWADSKTRTVKALQVPGLLSFLVYRNTETPVTGLDQFPEDDWPMVNAVFQTYHLMIYMWVGMFIAAVLGLILWKRKTFETGKWIHRYLVLSVFFPFVANEAGWFTAEMGRQPWIVYNVLRTADGTSLSIDRGQVIGSLIMFSFIYICLFSLFIFLLNRKIQHGPEETKEDIGYRDPYKLGAT, from the coding sequence TTGACAAATATTTTTTCAACAACTAACGTGAACGAAAAACTTGAGATGTATTTCATGGATGTAACCGCTCTTTCACGCATTCAGTTTGCTTTAACCGCAGGCTTTCACTATCTTTATCCTCCCCTTAGCATTGGACTGAGCCTAGTCATTGTGATCATGGAGGGGATTTATCTTAAAACCAAAGATCCCCGCTTCAAAAAGATCACCATCTTTTGGACGAGGATCTTTGCCTTGAGCTTTGCCCTTGGGGTGGCAACAGGACTGGTGCAGCTTTTTGCCTTTGGAAACAACTGGGCCCGTTACTCCCGCTTTGTGGGGGATGTCTTTGGAAGTGCCCTTGCTGCAGAAGGGGTCTTTGCCTTCTTTTTGGAGGCTGGTTTTATTGGACTGATGCTTTTTGGGTGGAACAAAGTCCGCCCGGGGATCCACTATTTGGCAACGATTTGTGTTGCCTTTGGGGCTCACTTTAGCGCTACTTGGATTGTAGCGGCCAACTCGTGGATGCAAACCCCAGCAGGGTATAAAATAGAGGAAGTCATGGGAGAAGCGCGCGCGACCCTGACCGACTTTTGGGGGATGATCTTTAACCCCACATTCCTCGATCGGCTCACCCATGTTCTTATTGGGTGTTGGCTTACCGGCGCTTTCATGGTCATTAGCATTTCGGCTTACTACTTTCTCAAAAAGCGGCACACCGACTTTGCCAAAGTCAGCTTAAAAGTTGGGCTCACCATTGCCTCGGTGATGGTCATCTTGCAGCTCGTTTCTGCCGACAGTTCGGCGCGGAAAGTTGCCGAATACCAGCCCGCCAAGCTTGCAGCGATGGAAGGGGTTTATCGGACAGAGTCCCATGCCGCGATGAACCTGATCGGCTGGGCTGATAGTAAAACCCGTACGGTAAAAGCCCTCCAAGTGCCAGGTCTTTTAAGCTTTCTTGTTTACCGCAATACCGAGACCCCCGTTACAGGGCTCGATCAATTTCCCGAAGACGATTGGCCGATGGTCAACGCTGTTTTTCAAACCTACCACCTCATGATCTACATGTGGGTTGGGATGTTTATTGCGGCGGTTTTAGGACTCATCCTTTGGAAGAGGAAAACCTTTGAGACGGGGAAGTGGATCCACCGCTACCTTGTCCTCAGTGTTTTCTTTCCCTTCGTTGCTAATGAGGCGGGATGGTTTACCGCTGAGATGGGGCGGCAACCGTGGATCGTCTATAACGTTCTTCGGACCGCAGATGGGACCTCCCTTTCCATTGACCGGGGGCAGGTGATCGGCTCCCTGATCATGTTTAGCTTTATTTATATTTGCCTCTTTTCCCTCTTTATCTTTCTGCTCAATCGGAAGATCCAACATGGCCCCGAAGAAACTAAAGAAGATATTGGTTACCGCGACCCTTATAAGCTAGGAGCAACATAA
- a CDS encoding CdaR family protein, which translates to MKSLFKKLFLEHRNRKLLAIILAIAVWFLVNNTLITSKTVINVPVKIENIPPGKTVEGIQSNGFLTKRVNLTIEGNKKLLSELNSNDLQVVFDATGREGEWIASINKKNLRSDNPDVNVSQGIRKVSQQNFIIKLTNLMSEKIPIIITKPIGEAPRGYQFIDVWPYELSVTVSGPANVVKNLKHRGLKLTFNLNDITKGQLDQLTSKDTDEHKDVVSFFVPNHWKQISLPLLSSTPIEINDTNAKYLRIDFLRYGVLEYHTPVPISLYYPPSQEGTINPSKVNLTTSELIQNRGGIKMITPPLYVKGVSALFLDVVKEMVELTVIVNKNKKGCLDYSIQFINAKALEDRYVRLLTSDASDEELRNLQPQVRDDYLRNRFRSYMNRFQFYRTEHDLLDLCPKLQGNAVSITEQKADE; encoded by the coding sequence ATGAAAAGCCTCTTTAAGAAACTTTTCCTCGAGCACCGGAACCGGAAATTACTCGCAATCATCTTAGCCATTGCCGTTTGGTTTTTGGTCAATAATACCCTCATCACAAGCAAAACTGTGATCAATGTCCCCGTCAAAATTGAAAACATCCCCCCAGGAAAAACGGTTGAGGGGATCCAGTCAAATGGCTTTTTAACCAAACGGGTCAACCTCACCATTGAGGGAAATAAAAAGCTCCTGAGCGAACTCAATTCTAACGATCTTCAGGTGGTTTTTGATGCAACGGGAAGGGAAGGTGAGTGGATTGCCTCGATTAATAAGAAAAATCTCCGCTCAGACAACCCCGACGTCAACGTCTCACAAGGAATCCGCAAAGTTTCACAGCAAAACTTCATCATCAAACTGACAAATCTCATGTCAGAAAAAATCCCGATTATCATCACCAAACCGATTGGAGAAGCTCCTCGAGGCTATCAGTTTATCGATGTGTGGCCCTATGAGCTTTCAGTGACCGTGAGTGGCCCCGCAAATGTGGTCAAAAATCTTAAGCACCGGGGACTCAAGCTCACCTTTAACCTCAACGATATTACCAAGGGGCAGCTCGACCAATTGACCTCTAAAGATACCGATGAACACAAAGATGTGGTCAGTTTCTTTGTGCCGAATCACTGGAAGCAGATCTCCCTTCCCCTCCTTTCCTCCACCCCGATTGAGATCAATGACACCAATGCAAAGTATCTCCGGATCGATTTCTTGCGCTACGGAGTGCTCGAATATCATACGCCCGTTCCCATCTCTTTATACTACCCCCCTAGCCAAGAGGGAACGATCAACCCCTCCAAGGTCAACCTTACGACAAGTGAGCTGATTCAAAACCGTGGCGGAATAAAGATGATTACCCCTCCCCTCTATGTCAAAGGGGTGAGTGCCCTCTTCTTAGACGTTGTTAAGGAGATGGTCGAACTCACCGTCATCGTCAATAAAAACAAAAAGGGATGCCTTGACTACAGCATCCAGTTCATCAATGCCAAAGCGCTTGAAGACCGGTATGTCCGCCTTTTAACCTCTGATGCCTCCGATGAAGAGCTCCGTAATCTTCAGCCCCAGGTTAGAGATGACTATTTGCGCAACCGCTTCCGTAGCTATATGAACCGCTTCCAATTTTACAGAACAGAGCACGACCTCCTCGATCTCTGCCCCAAACTTCAGGGAAATGCCGTCTCGATCACCGAACAAAAAGCCGATGAATAA
- a CDS encoding lysophospholipid acyltransferase family protein has product MNLSYIAIRTLTYPFSILPFRAIHLLGKGLGTLAYFVMTKYRKRTLSNLALAGIHPLKKTARKAFQNLAITCLEYPKFSRLKQSGKIIHCENPEIAQKLIDAGTGVIFFCGHQANWELLFFEGTERMPGVAIGRPIKNKALYDWVVAIREKFGGKIITPKQGLKEGLRALRQGKFLGIVGDQGMPESPYAFDFFGKRAWTTPLPAILSYRTGCPIMTATIRREKGKYLIHYSDPIWPNKEEKLESEIHRMMKSALAILEEDIEKRPGQWLWQHNRWKQETPLNVYYRFRWDTILIILPQNFDLSVLATFREIYPQAFITLLVPKGTEVPLDDVEVMTYENESDLFITDYRFKLVFNFTAVSALHPHFLKQSAFKVLDLKGLKKAAREHLHPGDPLPLLLKKALTRPNTLWSQL; this is encoded by the coding sequence ATGAACTTATCCTATATTGCCATTCGGACCCTTACCTATCCTTTTAGCATCCTCCCCTTCCGAGCGATCCACCTTCTTGGAAAAGGGCTTGGCACCCTTGCTTATTTCGTCATGACAAAGTATCGGAAAAGAACCCTCTCTAACCTTGCCCTAGCGGGGATTCATCCCCTCAAAAAAACGGCGCGCAAAGCGTTCCAAAACCTAGCCATTACCTGCTTAGAGTACCCCAAATTTTCCCGCTTGAAACAAAGTGGCAAGATCATCCACTGTGAAAATCCTGAAATTGCCCAAAAACTGATCGACGCAGGAACCGGCGTGATCTTCTTTTGTGGCCACCAAGCCAACTGGGAGCTCCTCTTCTTTGAAGGGACCGAGCGGATGCCCGGAGTGGCCATTGGCCGCCCGATTAAAAACAAAGCCCTTTACGACTGGGTCGTTGCCATTCGTGAAAAGTTTGGAGGAAAGATCATCACCCCCAAACAAGGACTTAAAGAGGGACTCCGCGCCCTTCGGCAGGGAAAATTCCTCGGCATCGTGGGGGACCAAGGGATGCCAGAAAGCCCCTACGCCTTTGACTTCTTTGGTAAAAGAGCGTGGACCACTCCCCTTCCCGCCATTCTCTCTTACCGGACAGGGTGTCCCATTATGACCGCCACCATCCGAAGAGAAAAAGGGAAGTATCTTATCCATTACTCCGACCCGATCTGGCCCAATAAAGAGGAAAAGCTCGAAAGCGAAATTCACCGGATGATGAAAAGTGCCCTTGCGATTTTAGAAGAAGACATCGAGAAAAGGCCTGGGCAGTGGCTCTGGCAACACAACCGTTGGAAACAAGAAACTCCCCTCAACGTCTACTACCGGTTCCGCTGGGATACGATTCTCATTATCCTTCCCCAAAACTTTGACCTCTCGGTCCTAGCGACCTTCCGCGAAATCTACCCCCAAGCCTTCATCACTCTCCTTGTGCCCAAGGGGACCGAAGTCCCTTTAGATGACGTTGAGGTCATGACCTATGAAAACGAAAGCGACCTCTTTATCACCGACTACCGGTTTAAGCTCGTCTTTAACTTCACCGCAGTCAGCGCCCTCCACCCCCACTTCCTCAAACAAAGTGCCTTTAAGGTGCTTGATCTCAAAGGACTCAAAAAAGCTGCTCGTGAACACCTTCACCCAGGCGACCCCCTTCCCCTCCTCTTAAAGAAGGCGCTCACCCGCCCCAATACACTATGGAGCCAGTTATAA
- a CDS encoding TrmH family RNA methyltransferase — MSETKNIQLDHVHHLPSFKKYPLSLFAHNIDIPMNVGSLFRIADAFGIEKIYLSGSSPTPPNSKIRKTSRATEKYVSFSFEKDPLFLLQNLRSQGYTILSLEITSDSVDIRELSFAHYEKICLIIGSENTGVSQEFLDLSDKAVHIPMLGHGSSMNVATACSIAIFEIIRSLM, encoded by the coding sequence GTGAGTGAAACAAAAAACATACAGCTAGACCATGTGCACCATTTGCCAAGCTTTAAAAAGTATCCTCTTTCATTGTTTGCCCATAATATTGACATCCCAATGAATGTTGGTAGCTTATTCCGCATAGCAGATGCATTTGGCATCGAAAAAATTTATTTATCTGGTTCGTCCCCTACCCCTCCAAATAGCAAAATTCGAAAAACTTCAAGAGCAACTGAAAAGTATGTTTCTTTTTCTTTTGAAAAAGACCCACTCTTTTTGTTGCAAAACCTAAGGTCTCAAGGATATACAATCTTAAGCCTTGAGATTACTTCTGACAGTGTTGATATCAGAGAGCTATCCTTTGCTCATTATGAGAAAATCTGTTTGATTATAGGTTCTGAAAATACAGGTGTAAGCCAAGAGTTCTTAGATCTATCAGACAAAGCGGTTCATATTCCAATGCTGGGTCATGGTTCGTCTATGAACGTAGCAACCGCTTGCTCTATAGCGATTTTTGAAATCATAAGGAGTCTAATGTGA
- a CDS encoding RsmE family RNA methyltransferase, protein MPHDRFYINAPLEKKVLLTGEEFSHLTRVMRKKEGDTIELVNGKNVLATSTIETITKKEAHITIGQSTTHPPALPSLTLVQALPKLSNLELILQKGTELGVSTFALYPSARSEKKELSKNQEARFHRIIIGAMKQCGRLDLPQLTWGFPNIEGNAYFGDLRSGAPALSSVSKLPATLIIGPEGGFTDDEVKHLETLAQGVRLASYTLRTETAALAGISILASSYSL, encoded by the coding sequence ATGCCTCATGACCGCTTTTACATCAATGCCCCGTTAGAAAAAAAGGTCCTCCTTACGGGAGAAGAGTTTTCCCACCTTACCCGCGTCATGCGGAAAAAAGAGGGGGATACCATCGAGCTCGTCAATGGGAAAAATGTCCTGGCAACCAGCACCATCGAAACAATCACCAAAAAAGAGGCGCACATTACGATCGGCCAAAGTACAACCCATCCTCCAGCCCTTCCGTCCCTCACCTTGGTCCAAGCCCTTCCCAAACTGTCTAACCTCGAGCTCATCCTCCAAAAAGGAACCGAGCTGGGGGTGTCGACCTTTGCCCTCTACCCCTCTGCGCGGAGTGAAAAAAAAGAACTTTCTAAAAATCAAGAAGCGCGCTTCCATCGGATTATTATCGGCGCGATGAAGCAGTGTGGCCGCTTGGACCTTCCTCAGCTCACCTGGGGTTTCCCAAACATTGAGGGGAACGCTTACTTTGGAGACTTGAGGAGTGGTGCGCCTGCCCTCTCATCTGTTAGCAAGCTGCCCGCTACCCTTATCATTGGCCCTGAAGGGGGCTTTACCGACGATGAGGTCAAGCACCTCGAAACCCTGGCCCAAGGGGTCCGCCTCGCCTCCTATACACTCCGCACAGAAACCGCTGCTCTTGCGGGGATCTCAATTTTAGCAAGTTCTTACTCGCTTTGA
- the cdaA gene encoding diadenylate cyclase CdaA — MAFYYAISPFIEIAIIAIMINYILSFFWNTRSMDLILGLLAFLAIFASSSVFNLPVLHKLMLDILSVAVIGILIIFQPELRVALSKLSLKGKRYKEITEFDKFLEQLTASVYRLSDKKTGAIIAIENEDSLNDFALKAVLLNANFSPELLESIFARTTPLHDGAVIIHDLTIVAAACILPLAEDGVQVSRSMGTRHRAALGVSQLTDALLVVVSEETGRVSIARDGIMTRGLKKDRFQGIIRSIFNPPTKKTLPSRFQLKEWIKK; from the coding sequence ATGGCGTTCTACTATGCGATCAGTCCCTTCATAGAAATTGCGATCATTGCGATCATGATTAACTATATCCTTTCGTTCTTCTGGAACACCCGCTCGATGGACCTCATTTTGGGGCTCCTTGCCTTCCTTGCGATCTTTGCCTCCTCCTCGGTTTTCAACCTCCCCGTCCTCCATAAGCTGATGCTCGATATCTTAAGCGTAGCGGTTATCGGGATCTTGATCATCTTCCAGCCCGAGCTCCGCGTTGCCCTTTCGAAACTCAGCCTCAAAGGAAAACGGTACAAAGAGATCACCGAGTTTGATAAATTTTTAGAGCAGCTCACCGCCTCGGTCTACCGCCTCTCCGATAAAAAAACAGGGGCAATCATCGCGATTGAAAATGAAGATTCTCTCAACGACTTTGCCCTAAAAGCGGTGCTGCTCAACGCCAACTTCTCTCCCGAGCTCCTCGAATCGATCTTTGCACGGACCACCCCCCTCCACGATGGAGCGGTGATCATCCACGATTTAACGATCGTGGCAGCCGCCTGCATCCTCCCATTAGCGGAAGATGGTGTCCAGGTCTCCCGGTCGATGGGAACCCGTCACCGCGCCGCCCTTGGGGTGAGCCAACTGACCGACGCTCTCCTGGTTGTTGTTTCGGAAGAGACCGGGCGGGTTTCGATCGCCCGAGATGGGATCATGACCCGAGGGCTTAAAAAAGACCGGTTTCAAGGAATTATCCGAAGCATCTTCAACCCCCCAACAAAGAAGACCCTCCCCTCCCGCTTTCAGCTTAAGGAGTGGATCAAGAAATGA